The following coding sequences lie in one Treponema socranskii subsp. buccale genomic window:
- the murE gene encoding UDP-N-acetylmuramyl-tripeptide synthetase, with amino-acid sequence MEKLLSQLLLSFAHKALAADGISPVETVDIMNIPITNLAFDSRDVKEGSLFFALPGIHRNGNDFISQALEAGANAVVYQGDIPYEVRRECANVIARRAIESAVGKTKRYLPAFLRVSDARFAMAPVSDAFYDSPSKRLIVIGVTGTEGKSSTVSFIWQLLRLCGEKAGFISTVEYSLGGDALPNPEHQTTPEAPIIQNRLNAMLENGCTYAVVEASSHGLSVLTNRLGNVQFDCAVFMNVTLEHLEFHKTFEQYRSDKANLFRALDKCDHVKTIAGTPMKIPSIGVVNAEDPSAVYCINSTKHPVYAFTTEGQAGKAAAETGADAVALPPVPEGVRCMTARNIAAARFGISFTIDADGEDAVFRANDDPAFPRKRAVIHVTAPLPGAFNAYNLMASLIAVSSVTQKTFEEVAHHFPSLTPVKGRMTVIDRGQPFEVIVDYAHTPSSFETIFPPIRKRCTGRLFALFGSGGERDLTKRPLQGEIAAKFCDVIVLADEDPRGEDPVALLEMIAKGAEKRGKKKGVDLFIIHERPKAIRETFKMAASGDIVLLLGKSHENSIIYKDKTVAYDEIREALAALSELGYA; translated from the coding sequence ATGGAAAAACTCTTGTCACAGTTGCTGCTTTCTTTTGCGCACAAAGCGCTTGCAGCCGACGGGATCAGCCCCGTCGAAACAGTCGATATCATGAATATTCCGATCACGAATCTCGCATTCGATTCGCGCGATGTAAAAGAGGGTTCGCTTTTTTTTGCGCTTCCCGGAATACACCGCAATGGAAACGATTTTATATCCCAAGCGCTTGAAGCGGGCGCGAACGCAGTCGTCTATCAGGGAGATATTCCGTACGAAGTTCGGCGGGAGTGTGCAAACGTCATCGCGCGCCGTGCGATCGAAAGCGCCGTCGGTAAAACGAAACGATATCTTCCGGCCTTTTTGCGCGTGAGCGACGCGCGTTTTGCCATGGCGCCCGTTTCCGACGCTTTTTACGACTCCCCGTCGAAGCGCCTCATCGTCATAGGAGTGACGGGTACGGAAGGGAAAAGCAGCACGGTTTCGTTTATCTGGCAGCTCTTGCGCCTGTGCGGAGAAAAAGCGGGCTTTATTTCGACAGTCGAATATTCGCTCGGAGGGGATGCCCTCCCCAACCCCGAACATCAGACGACGCCGGAAGCACCGATTATCCAAAACCGTCTCAACGCAATGCTCGAAAACGGCTGTACGTATGCGGTCGTCGAAGCCTCTTCGCACGGGCTTTCCGTCCTGACAAACAGACTCGGCAATGTCCAATTCGACTGCGCGGTTTTTATGAACGTCACGCTCGAACACCTCGAATTTCACAAAACCTTCGAGCAGTACCGAAGCGATAAAGCGAATCTTTTCCGCGCGCTCGACAAGTGCGACCACGTAAAAACGATCGCCGGCACTCCGATGAAAATTCCTTCCATCGGCGTCGTCAACGCCGAAGATCCGTCGGCAGTCTATTGCATCAATTCGACAAAGCATCCCGTCTATGCGTTTACGACCGAAGGCCAGGCGGGAAAAGCCGCAGCGGAAACGGGAGCCGACGCGGTCGCTCTTCCGCCCGTACCCGAAGGAGTTCGCTGCATGACGGCTCGGAATATCGCAGCGGCGAGATTCGGCATTTCGTTTACGATCGACGCGGACGGAGAAGACGCCGTTTTCCGAGCGAACGACGATCCCGCCTTTCCGAGAAAGAGAGCCGTCATCCACGTTACGGCTCCGCTTCCCGGCGCGTTCAACGCATACAACCTCATGGCGTCCCTCATCGCGGTGAGCAGCGTTACGCAAAAAACCTTTGAAGAAGTCGCGCATCACTTTCCGTCACTCACTCCCGTCAAAGGGCGCATGACGGTCATCGACAGGGGGCAGCCCTTTGAAGTCATCGTCGACTACGCGCACACGCCTTCGTCGTTTGAAACGATATTTCCTCCGATTCGAAAAAGATGTACGGGAAGGCTTTTCGCCCTCTTCGGTTCGGGAGGAGAGCGCGATTTGACGAAGCGGCCGCTGCAGGGAGAAATCGCCGCAAAGTTCTGCGACGTCATCGTGCTCGCCGATGAAGATCCACGGGGAGAAGATCCCGTAGCGCTGCTCGAAATGATCGCAAAAGGCGCCGAAAAGCGCGGCAAAAAAAAAGGCGTCGATCTCTTTATCATCCACGAGCGGCCGAAAGCGATCCGCGAAACTTTTAAAATGGCGGCAAGCGGAGACATCGTGCTGCTCCTCGGAAAGTCGCATGAAAATTCGATCATCTACAAGGACAAAACCGTAGCCTACGATGAAATACGCGAAGCGCTCGCCGCCCTGTCCGAACTGGGCTACGCATAA
- a CDS encoding gluconokinase gives MKLLILESSTTSAKAMLYDAESDTWRITTKPYGFAHDSNGTHDGEAVFLKTAQAAKEIADGIQVDIILQSTTWHSLALTDKDGALLSPVELWSYTGAGELCKRLRENGFEKTYYRKTGCLVNSTYPYFKLMHKKENGTLLSHVKIGGQGEYNTYRLTGAWVTTLAMASGTGLVNIDSRTYDAELLSSLDIDESVLPKIVGTEKTFPLSKEGALLFGQKEGTPVVPAYPDGALNQIGAGALKEGIMTFSVGTSAAIRMTTEGPLLPETPSLWSYFTLSSHLLGAAVSGACNCQDWCKKTFFPNDAHYTDIEKELSHTNDTPVFLPFLFGERCPGWNEKRHGGFLSVKPEHSVYNLYQSVLEGVLFSVYHCYEILADTAGYPKSIKLSGGILRSEFWMQICASLFGMPMTIDESEQSSVMGCAVIGLYLLGKIDSPLSFQPQVRHVVKPDPALTDIYRKKYRAYRECYRNY, from the coding sequence ATGAAACTGCTCATCCTCGAATCGAGTACGACATCCGCAAAAGCGATGCTCTACGATGCAGAAAGCGATACGTGGCGCATCACAACGAAGCCGTACGGCTTTGCCCATGACTCAAACGGGACGCATGACGGAGAAGCGGTATTTTTAAAAACCGCGCAGGCGGCAAAAGAAATCGCAGACGGCATACAGGTCGATATCATTCTGCAAAGCACGACGTGGCACAGCCTAGCGCTCACCGACAAGGACGGCGCTCTTTTATCCCCCGTCGAATTATGGTCGTATACGGGTGCGGGCGAACTGTGCAAAAGACTTCGCGAAAACGGATTTGAAAAAACGTATTACCGAAAAACCGGCTGCCTTGTCAATTCTACGTATCCGTATTTTAAGCTCATGCACAAAAAGGAAAACGGAACGCTTTTATCGCATGTGAAAATCGGCGGACAGGGCGAATACAATACATACCGTCTAACAGGCGCATGGGTTACGACGCTTGCCATGGCGTCGGGAACGGGACTGGTCAATATCGATTCGCGCACATACGATGCCGAACTGCTCTCTTCACTCGATATCGATGAGTCGGTTTTGCCGAAAATCGTCGGCACGGAAAAAACGTTTCCGCTTTCAAAAGAAGGCGCGCTGCTTTTCGGACAAAAAGAAGGAACGCCCGTAGTCCCCGCATACCCCGACGGAGCGCTCAATCAAATCGGCGCGGGAGCGCTGAAAGAAGGCATTATGACTTTTTCCGTCGGCACGAGCGCGGCCATCCGCATGACGACAGAAGGGCCGCTCCTTCCCGAAACGCCCAGTTTGTGGAGCTATTTTACGCTTTCGTCTCACTTGCTCGGAGCTGCGGTGAGCGGCGCATGCAATTGCCAAGACTGGTGCAAAAAAACCTTTTTTCCGAACGATGCGCACTATACCGATATCGAAAAAGAATTGTCGCATACAAACGATACCCCCGTATTTTTACCGTTTTTATTCGGCGAACGATGCCCCGGCTGGAATGAAAAACGACACGGCGGATTTTTGTCCGTCAAACCGGAACACAGTGTCTATAACCTGTATCAATCCGTATTGGAAGGCGTATTGTTCAGCGTCTATCACTGTTATGAAATACTCGCCGATACGGCGGGCTATCCGAAATCAATAAAATTATCCGGTGGGATTCTACGTTCCGAATTTTGGATGCAAATATGCGCATCGCTTTTCGGCATGCCGATGACGATCGACGAATCGGAACAGAGCTCCGTTATGGGCTGCGCCGTAATCGGTTTGTATCTGCTCGGAAAAATCGATTCACCCCTGTCCTTTCAACCGCAAGTCCGGCACGTCGTAAAACCCGATCCTGCATTGACCGATATATATCGAAAAAAATATCGCGCATACAGGGAGTGCTATCGGAATTATTAA